From one Anabas testudineus chromosome 21, fAnaTes1.2, whole genome shotgun sequence genomic stretch:
- the LOC113172851 gene encoding collagen alpha-3(VI) chain, producing the protein MRPHRFLPLCALLGVLFTGLLPKLHAQDEQDSADLVFLIDGSENVGASNFPSVIDLVLKIIERLDVGRDTVRVALALYNTNPQIKFYLSSYDSKSSVLEAMKGLAFSGGEESNLGAALEEVAESLFSQTAGGRADEGVSQMLVVISAGQSTDDTRAGVQALNRAGVITMGVAIGDTATTDLEAVALDNSLVLSAPDFRAVANTGDQLFSKLKAVIQRTIVFHTEFTEVLAVGKRDIVFLIDSTMGTVVINAIREFIKRFVDTMPISPDEVQVGVVQFSNTPRLVMDLNSHGSKDEVIAALSGLKPRPSAIVNIGAALDFVRTNVLKAEKGSRIQQKVPQLILVMTSKSSTDSVEEPAEALRRMAVLTLASGSRNVDEQQMKQIAYSENLVFMTKDFRMMLRQPRQILDTLTTIAGPETPTEPVVEITTVQTQKVVRDIVFLVDGSNYIGSTNFPYVRDFMINVVNQLDVRPDRVQIGLLQFAGRPKVEFYLNNYSNRPDVVNKITQLRLTGGTVLNTGAAMSYALSTMFQPSTGSRRKEGVQQVLVLITGGPAQDEIKSVADRLALGGVLTFTVSSGQADFELLKTAAFVPDLAYESETFSGLPAMAEAIMPKLITVVGDTDVTVENVFESIGMERDVAFLIDGTDNVREGFAAIRDFIIKIIEPLDIGIDKVRISVVQHAERPTPHFYLNTYNTKEEVIRAVNGITLVGGQSLNTGSALRFMKDTILSERHGSRAAQNIPQFLIVLTGSKSRDSVREPAGELKTGGVVPFGVGVKDADRKELEAISHSPSLAIKVREFSELSAIPQRLNNYVSLPRNQLEIALQQVQSDAVKRDIVFLLDGSNNTRNGFPELKFFVKSIVESLVIEGQDRVSVVQFSDNSEVNFYLNSHNTKNDIINAINNTRHKGGSQLNIGEALQFVRHSVLTSSTGSRRLEGVPQILILLISKPSTDDVRSPAFTLKEHGIVSVAVGIGDAKLSDLEMIAFNAGFTYKVTDFSKLLSIQSQLVATLNINKANEETVTRISDLVDSNKRDIVFLLDGSDDSRSGLPAIREFVRRMAEELDTDEDKEEVFETLELLYSLCETMSSQFLLGVDV; encoded by the exons ATGAGGCCACATCGGTTCTTACCGCTATGTGCCCTTCTGGGTGTCCTGTTTACAGGACTCCTCCCTAAACTCCATGCTCAGGACG AACAAGATTCAGCTGACCTAGTATTCTTAATTGATGGATCAGAGAACGTTGGAGCATCAAACTTCCCCTCTGTGattgatttggttttaaaaatCATTGAACGCCTTGATGTGGGCAGGGACACTGTTCGGGTAGCCTTGGCCCTGTACAACACCAACCCACAAATAAAGTTCTATCTAAGTAGCTATGACAGCAAATCATCAGTCCTGGAAGCCATGAAGGGCCTCGCCTTCTCAGGGGGCGAGGAATCTAACCTGGGGGCAGCCCTGGAGGAAGTGGCAGAGAGCCTTTTTAGCCAAACAGCTGGGGGCAGGGCAGATGAGGGTGTTTCCCAGATGTTGGTGGTAATCAGTGCTGGGCAGTCAACTGATGATACTCGTGCTGGTGTCCAGGCCCTTAATAGGGCTGGCGTTATCACAATGGGTGTGGCGATTGGTGACACTGCCACTACAGACCTGGAAGCGGTTGCGCTAGATAACAGTTTGGTCCTCTCAGCTCCTGATTTCAGAGCTGTAGCAAACACGGGTGACCAGCTGTTCTCAAAACTTAAAGCGGTGATCCAGCGCACCATTGTATTTCATACTGAGTTCACAGAAG tcTTAGCAGTTGGAAAACGAGACATCGTTTTCCTAATTGACAGTACAATGGGTACAGTGGTCATCAACGCCATACGTGAATTCATCAAGCGATTTGTCGACACCATGCCGATTAGTCCAGATGAAGTCCAAGTTGGTGTGGTCCAGTTCAGCAATACCCCTCGACTTGTGATGGATTTGAATTCCCATGGATCCAAGGACGAAGTGATTGCTGCTTTGAGTGGTTTAAAACCTAGACCTTCAGCGATCGTCAATATTGGGGCGGCCTTGGACTTTGTGCGGACAAATGTGCTGAAAGCTGAAAAGGGCAGTCGTATTCAACAGAAGGTACCCCAGCTTATACTGGTCATGACAAGTAAATCTTCCACTGACAGTGTTGAAGAACCTGCTGAGGCTCTGCGCCGAATGGCTGTATTAACACTGGCTTCAGGCTCCAGGAATgttgatgagcagcagatgAAGCAGATTGCCTATAGTGAGAACCTTGTGTTCATGACAAAAGATTTCCGCATGATGCTTCGCCAACCAAGGCAAATTCTTGATACACTCACCACTATAGCTGGGCCTGAAACACCTACTGAACCAG TTGTAGAGATAACCACAGTGCAGACTCAAAAAGTGGTCAGAGACATTGTCTTCCTTGTGGATGGCTCAAACTACATTGGCAGCACTAACTTCCCCTATGTAAGAGACTTCATGATCAACGTCGTCAACCAGCTGGATGTACGTCCTGACAGGGTCCAGATTGGTCTACTGCAGTTTGCTGGGAGACCAAAAGTGGAATTTTATTTGAACAATTACAGCAACAGGCCAGATGTTGTGAACAAAATCACTCAACTCCGGCTGACTGGAGGCACAGTTTTGAATACAGGAGCTGCTATGAGTTATGCACTCTCCACAATGTTCCAGCCATCAACTGGGTCACGCAGGAAAGAGGGAGTCCAACAGGTGTTGGTTCTGATCACAGGTGGTCCAGCCCAGGATGAGATTAAATCTGTAGCTGATCGATTGGCTCTGGGTGGAGTTTTGACCTTCACAGTCAGTTCTGGGCAAGCAGATTTCGAACtcctgaaaacagctgcctttGTTCCAGATTTGGCTTATGAGTCAGAGACCTTCTCTGGTTTACCAGCCATGGCTGAAGCAATCATGCCAAAGCTGATTACAGTGGTTGGCGACACAGATGTGACAGTTGAAAATGTTT TTGAGTCCATTGGAATGGAAAGGGATGTTGCTTTCCTAATTGATGGCACAGACAATGTCCGAGAAGGTTTTGCTGCCATTCGggattttataattaaaataattgaacCACTTGATATTGGGATCGACAAGGTACGGATTTCAGTCGTACAGCACGCTGAGAGACCAACTCCACATTTCTATCTTAACACTTACAACACCAAAGAGGAGGTCATAAGAGCTGTCAATGGGATTACACTGGTTGGTGGTCAAAGTCTAAACACAGGATCTGCTCTAAGATTCATGAAGGACACCATTTTGTCTGAAAGGCACGGTAGCCGAGCTGCACAAAATATCCCTCAGTTCCTGATTGTTCTGACTGGTAGCAAGTCCAGGGATAGTGTGAGGGAACCTGCTGGTGAGCTGAAGACTGGTGGAGTCGTACCATTTGGTGTTGGTGTCAAGGATGCTGACCGAAAGGAGCTTGAGGCCATCTCACACAGTCCTTCCTTAGCCATTAAGGTGAGGGAATTCAGTGAGCTTAGCGCCATACCTCAAAGACTCAACAACTATGTGAGCCTTCCGAGGAACCAGCTAGAGATCGCCCTACAGCAAG TACAAAGTGATGCTGTAAAAAGAGATATTGTGTTCCTACTGGATGGTTCCAATAACACAAGAAATGGATTCCCAGAGCTAAAGTTCTTTGTTAAGAGTATAGTGGAGAGCCTAGTCATTGAAGGCCAAGACAGAGTGTCTGTGGTTCAGTTTTCAGATAACTCTGAGGTCAACTTCTATCTTAATTCTCACAACACAAAGAATGACATTATAAATGCCATAAATAACACAAGGCACAAGGGTGGGAGTCAACTTAATATTGGGGAAGCTCTCCAGTTTGTGAGGCACAGTGTCTTAACCTCCTCCACGGGCAGTAGAAGACTAGAAGGAGTGCCACAGATTTTAATTCTTCTAATTAGCAAACCATCCACTGATGATGTAAGAAGTCCAGCTTTTACTCTTAAAGAGCATGGAATTGTTTCAGTGGCAGTTGGAATTGGAGATGCCAAGCTTTCAGATTTGGAAATGATTGCCTTTAATGCTGGTTTTACGTACAAGGTCACTGATTTCTCCAAGTTGCTTTCAATTCAATCACAACTTGTTGCTACATTGAACATAAACAAAGCCAATGAAGAAACAGTGACCAGAATCTCTGATTTAGTAG ATAGCAATAAGAGGGACATAGTGTTTCTCCTTGATGGGTCGGATGACTCCAGAAGTGGACTTCCAGCTATTCGAGAGTTTGTCAGAAGAATGGCAGAAGAGTTGGACACTGATGAAGATAAG GAGGAAGTCTTCGAAACACTGGAGCTGCTCTACAGTTTGTGCGAGACCATGTCTTCACAGTTTCTTCTGGGAGTAGACGTCTAG
- the LOC113173033 gene encoding collagen alpha-3(VI) chain-like, whose protein sequence is MLLIKKAELRITYIKVELCNSFKVWTKTTFWHQTQSIFSLVFTSVLQTLSFKDCAQGLAADIYFLVDSSWSMGEENFDHVRQFLYSLIQSLHQVGGDRFIFALVQYNSRPETEFQLNTYPTTQGVLAHIKAMPYRGGGTRTGMGLEFLMRTHLTTASGSRAVDGVAQVVVVLTDGRSQDDASEPAQVLRLAGVEVFAVGVQNAVDLELREMASEPHDTHVFSVDSFLNLQDIVQDLVVGLCGAVTRPGAGSVANESPEAGGGSGNKMGPVSLLY, encoded by the coding sequence ATGCTATTAATCAAGAAAGCTGAACTGAGAATTACCTATATTAAAGTTGAATTGTGTAACAGTTTTAAAGTTTGGACCAAAACAACGTTTTGGCACCAAACACAAAGCATCTTTTCTTTGGTCTTCACTTCTGTCCTCCAAACACTTTCTTTCAAAGATTGTGCACAAGGGTTGGCTGCTGATATATACTTTCTAGTGGATTCATCCTGGAGTATGGGAGAAGAGAACTTTGACCATGTCAGACAATTTCTGTACAGCTTGATTCAATCACTGCATCAGGTTGGAGGGGACAGGTTTATATTTGCCCTTGTGCAGTACAATAGTAGGCCTGAAACTGAGTTCCAGCTGAACACCTACCCAACAACACAGGGAGTCCTGGCACACATCAAGGCTATGCCTTATCGTGGTGGGGGTACCCGGACTGGCATGGGCCTGGAATTCTTGATGCGTACACACCTGACCACTGCTTCGGGCAGCCGTGCTGTTGATGGGGTGGctcaggtggtggtggtgctaaCAGATGGTCGCTCCCAGGATGACGCGTCTGAGCCAGCCCAGGTGCTGCGACTGGCAGGTGTGGAGGTGTTTGCAGTTGGAGTGCAGAATGCAGTGGACTTGGAACTCAGGGAGATGGCTAGCGAGCCCCATGACACTCATGTGTTCAGTGTAGACTCTTTCCTGAACTTGCAGGATATTGTCCAAGATTTAGTAGTGGGGCTTTGCGGCGCAGTGACCCGGCCTGGGGCTGGTTCTGTGGCAAATGAGTCCCCTGAGGCTGGAGGAGGGTCAGGTAATAAAATGGGACCAGTGTCACTACTATACTAA